From the genome of Elusimicrobiaceae bacterium, one region includes:
- the rpe gene encoding ribulose-phosphate 3-epimerase: MMEAVSRITEAGGERRIIAPSVLSADLMRLARDIDSVSKGGADWVHLDIMDGHFVPNLSFGPSLAKAIRGYTDLPVDTHLMLDNPQDFVEPFAKAGADLITVHLEAIEGPGLLEKIAGLGVRAGLSLRPDRPVEDLKPFLRYVDLVLIMTVFPGFGGQGFLPGSAERIAEARRLIAACGRKIWLEVDGGINKETAAAACRAGADAFVAGNAVFGEKSPAEAVRNLRSSIN, encoded by the coding sequence CGGTTTCTCGCATAACGGAGGCCGGCGGAGAGCGCAGGATAATAGCGCCGTCGGTGCTGTCGGCGGATCTGATGCGGCTGGCCCGCGACATTGATTCCGTGTCGAAAGGCGGGGCGGACTGGGTTCATCTGGATATCATGGACGGGCACTTTGTGCCTAACCTCAGTTTCGGCCCTTCACTGGCGAAGGCGATACGCGGTTACACGGATTTGCCGGTTGACACGCATCTGATGCTGGACAATCCGCAGGATTTTGTCGAGCCGTTCGCAAAAGCCGGCGCGGATCTGATCACGGTGCATCTTGAAGCGATAGAAGGGCCCGGCCTGCTGGAAAAGATCGCCGGGCTTGGCGTCCGGGCGGGCCTTTCGCTCAGGCCGGACCGTCCGGTAGAAGATCTTAAGCCGTTTTTGCGGTATGTTGATCTGGTTTTGATAATGACTGTGTTCCCCGGTTTCGGGGGGCAGGGATTTTTACCCGGCAGTGCCGAACGCATTGCCGAGGCCCGACGCCTCATAGCCGCTTGCGGAAGGAAGATATGGCTTGAGGTGGACGGCGGAATAAACAAGGAAACGGCCGCTGCGGCCTGCCGCGCGGGAGCTGACGCTTTCGTTGCCGGCAACGCCGTGTTCGGCGAGAAATCGCCGGCGGAGGCCGTGCGCAACCTGCGCAGCAGCATCAACTAG
- the rpsP gene encoding 30S ribosomal protein S16: MAVVLRLQRTGKPKAPHYRIVAIEKSHQTRGRALEIVGHFNPRGNAKPAEQVVFDMPRLEHWLSVGAVPSETVAGLIRRVKNGGEAEKK, translated from the coding sequence ATGGCAGTAGTGCTTAGACTGCAGAGAACGGGCAAACCGAAAGCGCCGCATTACCGGATCGTGGCGATTGAAAAATCGCATCAGACCCGTGGGCGCGCGCTGGAAATCGTGGGGCATTTCAATCCCCGCGGCAACGCGAAACCCGCCGAACAGGTGGTATTCGACATGCCCAGACTCGAGCACTGGCTTTCGGTGGGCGCTGTGCCCAGCGAAACCGTTGCCGGTCTTATCCGCCGCGTTAAAAACGGCGGAGAAGCCGAAAAGAAGTAA
- a CDS encoding KH domain-containing protein yields MKELAEYLLKALVLKPEEVAVSASEDDKGVVRVKAHVAESDKGKVIGKDGRVIKAVRAVMSAGAAKAGRKVFLDLD; encoded by the coding sequence ATGAAAGAACTCGCTGAATACCTGCTTAAAGCGCTTGTATTAAAACCCGAAGAAGTGGCGGTATCCGCTTCCGAGGACGATAAGGGCGTTGTGCGCGTGAAAGCGCATGTGGCGGAGTCGGACAAGGGCAAGGTTATCGGGAAAGACGGCCGTGTGATCAAAGCGGTGCGGGCGGTGATGTCCGCCGGCGCGGCGAAAGCGGGCAGGAAAGTTTTTCTGGACCTTGACTGA
- the trmD gene encoding tRNA (guanosine(37)-N1)-methyltransferase TrmD: MRFDVVTLFRAMVDGPLSESIVGRSRKQGILELGFVDPRDFTTDRHRSVDDRPYGGGPGMVMLAEPLYQAIASVKREDSLVVMLGPKGERFTQNTARTLSGRPHVILLCGHYEGVDARIDRYVDMELSLGDFIMTGGEPAAVAVIDATTRLLPGVFVKDNVPDTESFSGNLLEAPHYTRPAVWRGMSVPDVLLGGNHGEVDKWRDQESLALTRSRRPDLLKTMLEDNNATRTGRN; the protein is encoded by the coding sequence ATGCGTTTCGACGTAGTCACGCTGTTTCGCGCGATGGTGGATGGCCCGCTTTCCGAAAGCATAGTGGGCCGGTCGCGGAAACAGGGCATACTGGAGCTGGGGTTTGTGGATCCCCGCGATTTCACCACGGACAGGCACCGTTCGGTTGATGACCGGCCTTACGGCGGCGGTCCGGGCATGGTGATGCTGGCGGAACCGCTGTATCAGGCGATCGCAAGCGTGAAGCGCGAAGATTCGCTGGTGGTTATGCTGGGCCCCAAGGGTGAACGGTTCACCCAGAACACGGCCAGAACGCTTTCGGGCCGTCCGCACGTGATTCTGCTGTGCGGGCATTACGAAGGCGTGGATGCGCGCATTGACAGGTATGTGGATATGGAGCTCTCGCTCGGTGATTTCATCATGACCGGCGGAGAACCCGCGGCGGTCGCCGTCATAGACGCGACGACAAGATTGCTGCCGGGAGTCTTCGTCAAAGACAATGTTCCCGATACCGAATCCTTCAGCGGGAACCTCTTGGAAGCACCTCATTACACACGTCCGGCCGTATGGCGTGGAATGAGCGTACCGGATGTGCTGCTGGGCGGCAACCACGGCGAAGTGGACAAATGGCGTGACCAGGAATCGCTCGCCCTGACCCGCAGTCGCAGACCGGATCTGCTTAAAACAATGTTGGAGGACAACAATGCAACTCGTACAGGAAGGAATTAA
- the rplS gene encoding 50S ribosomal protein L19, giving the protein MQLVQEGIKTDIPAFRPGDTVRVHTKVVEGANERIQIFEGTVIGRRGAGISETFTVRKISFGVGVERIFPVHSPKIEKIEVKKAGKVRRAKLYYLRNLAGKAARIKEAKPETDGTAQS; this is encoded by the coding sequence ATGCAACTCGTACAGGAAGGAATTAAAACCGATATACCGGCGTTTCGGCCCGGCGATACGGTTCGCGTGCACACCAAAGTTGTTGAAGGCGCTAACGAAAGAATTCAGATTTTCGAGGGCACCGTCATCGGCAGAAGAGGCGCGGGCATTTCGGAAACCTTCACGGTCCGCAAGATCTCGTTCGGAGTAGGCGTGGAGCGCATTTTCCCCGTCCATTCGCCCAAGATCGAGAAAATTGAGGTGAAGAAGGCGGGCAAGGTGCGCCGCGCCAAACTGTATTATCTTCGCAACCTCGCCGGGAAAGCCGCGCGCATTAAAGAAGCGAAACCGGAAACTGACGGAACTGCCCAGTCTTAA
- a CDS encoding ribonuclease HII, giving the protein MTRQEFDEELAREYSAGSLIGIDEAGRGPLAGPVTACACVLPKTAYPLLAEVNDSKQLSPKKREKLYELLKQCGARYSVAFVAAAEIDRINILQATFKAMREAAAEVAASLASPLCVVDGNHKIRDFSLPQTAVVKGDSRSLCVAAASVIAKVERDRYMRALDVKYPGYGFAGHKGYGTAAHMRAIAEKGPCPEHRTTFIPDDIINGLKSRARQLDFKFH; this is encoded by the coding sequence TTGACGAGACAGGAATTCGACGAGGAACTGGCGCGGGAATACAGCGCAGGCTCCCTGATCGGGATAGATGAAGCAGGCAGGGGCCCCCTTGCGGGGCCCGTAACTGCCTGCGCCTGTGTTTTGCCAAAAACGGCATATCCGCTGCTTGCCGAAGTGAACGACAGCAAACAGCTTTCTCCGAAGAAAAGGGAGAAGCTGTACGAACTGCTCAAACAATGCGGAGCGCGTTACAGCGTGGCTTTTGTTGCTGCGGCGGAAATAGACCGCATAAATATTCTGCAGGCCACATTCAAGGCGATGCGCGAAGCGGCGGCTGAAGTCGCCGCTTCGCTGGCTTCGCCGCTGTGCGTGGTGGACGGAAACCATAAAATACGCGATTTCAGCCTTCCTCAGACGGCAGTGGTCAAAGGAGACAGCCGGTCGCTGTGCGTGGCGGCGGCGAGCGTTATCGCCAAGGTCGAGCGCGACCGCTATATGCGGGCGCTTGACGTAAAATATCCCGGCTACGGGTTTGCCGGGCACAAAGGCTACGGCACGGCGGCGCACATGCGCGCGATAGCTGAAAAGGGCCCGTGTCCAGAACACAGAACCACATTTATCCCCGACGATATCATAAACGGGCTCAAATCCCGGGCCCGGCAGCTTGATTTCAAATTTCACTAA
- a CDS encoding YraN family protein has product MAGFFGRIFSSDNTRRQTGAAAEAQAEALLRAKGYEILARGWRVPCGELDVVARKTGTLVFVEVKARRGTGFGGAIHAVTKAKQLKLTRAALSYIKAETPGFSSARFDVMLFTAGQEPVHIENAFPPAAGFNF; this is encoded by the coding sequence ATGGCGGGATTTTTCGGCCGGATATTCAGCTCTGACAATACGCGCCGGCAGACCGGCGCCGCCGCCGAAGCGCAGGCGGAGGCTCTGCTGCGGGCGAAAGGCTACGAAATACTCGCGCGCGGCTGGCGCGTGCCGTGCGGCGAGCTGGATGTGGTGGCCCGCAAAACCGGTACGCTGGTTTTTGTCGAAGTCAAAGCCCGGCGCGGCACGGGTTTCGGCGGCGCGATTCATGCGGTGACAAAAGCCAAACAACTCAAACTCACGCGCGCCGCGCTAAGCTATATCAAAGCGGAAACGCCCGGTTTTTCATCAGCCCGGTTCGACGTGATGCTGTTCACCGCCGGGCAGGAGCCCGTGCATATCGAAAACGCTTTTCCCCCCGCCGCCGGTTTCAATTTCTGA